A window of Rhinolophus ferrumequinum isolate MPI-CBG mRhiFer1 chromosome X, mRhiFer1_v1.p, whole genome shotgun sequence contains these coding sequences:
- the PLAC1 gene encoding placenta-specific protein 1: MTVLCSIDWFMVKVQPSMLNNDVYVHFHELHLGLGCPANHVQPHMYQFTYLITECGIRAKAVFQDMVIYSTEIHYASKGTSSKHMIPVSCGAPQHSLWLTTPYSMKVASEIGTTTQDGETCYDVSTLSQSSQSPNCDCPPCVFNREEHTLTPTSPSRGSAGPFFSAIFLCGYF; the protein is encoded by the coding sequence ATGACTGTACTATGCTCCATAGACTGGTTCATGGTCAAGGTACAGCCCTCCATGTTGAACAATGATGTATATGTTCACTTTCATGAGTTACACTTGGGCCTGGGTTGCCCTGCCAACCATGTTCAGCCACATATGTACCAGTTCACCTACCTCATTACCGAATGTGGCATCAGGGCCAAGGCTGTCTTTCAGGACATGGTCATTTACAGCACCGAAATACACTATGCTTCAAAGGGTACCTCATCTAAGCACATGATCCCAGTGTCATGCGGTGCCCCCCAGCACTCCCTGTGGCTCACTACTCCCTACTCCATGAAAGTAGCCAGTGAGATAGGGACCACAACCCAGGATGGTGAGACATGCTACGATGTGTCCACCTTGTCACAGTCCAGCCAAAGTCCCAACTGTGATTGTCCACCTTGTGTCTTCAACAGAGAAGAGCATACCCTGACCCCCACATCACCAAGCAGAGGCTCAGCAGGGCCCTTTTTCTCAGCCATCTTTCTTTGTGGATACTTTTGA